DNA from Rubripirellula lacrimiformis:
TTGGCCATGCAGGTGGCGATGACCCACGACCAGCCCAACGCTGGATTGATTTCGCTATTGATCGCTTCGAACGGACGGCGACCGGTAGACAGAGTCACGTAGCTGATCGCCGACAACATGACGACGCCCATGAAGATCGCCATCAATTGCAACCAGATCATGCTGGTTCCGCCCAACACGCCCAGGAACAGCGCGCCGGCAAGCGATCCGCCACCAAGCGTGATCGCACTTTGCAGCCAACCCGGTCCCGACAACCGGATGAATGCGCCTAGAAGCTTTCCCTCGTTGGCGGCATTTTGAAGCAGTTCGCGGTCGGATTGGATTTTGTTGCTTGGGCCGTCGGTCATGGGCGTGCGAACCGATTGTTGACTCAATCGGTGTTCCTTCGAAGGGTGGGCTAGATCACAGTAGCGGCGATTCTAACCCAACCTTTCCATTCATGCTGCTACGCATCAGCAAGAATCATTCCGCCCGCTGCAGAGGCGGGACGGACTGGTCCGAACTCCCTCTGCGCCGGTGGCCTGGATTCATTTCGTCCAGTCCGCCGATCCCGACCGGGCCACATGGTTATTCCTGTTCGGCCAGATAGCGTTCGGCATCCAGGGCTGCCATGCAACCGGTGCCGGCAGACGTGATCGCTTGGCGATAGTAGTCATCGGCAACGTCACCGGCGGCAAACACGGCGCGAATGTTGGTGTTGGTGCGGAACGGTTTGGCCCACTGGATGTAGCCCGATTCGTTCATGTCGACCGCACCGCCCAGGAACGCGGTGTTGGGCGTGTGTCCGATGGCAACAAACATGCCGCCGACTTCGAGGTCCCGCGTCGAATCGTCGACCGTGCTGGCAATTTTTACTCCCGTGACCAGCTTGCCGTCACCGACGACCTCGCTGACGACGCTGTTCCAAAGGATCTCAATCTTCGGGTGATTCTTTGCCCGGTCCTGCATCACCTTGGACGCTCGCATTTCGTCGCGGCGGACGATCATGTAGATCGTGGCAGCGTCTTTTAGGTTGGCCAAGTAGGTGGCTTCTTCGACGGCCGAGTCACCGGCACCGACGACAGCCAACGGTCGACTGCGATAGATCGGCAGCGCTCCGTCGCAAACCGCACAGGCGCTGACGCCCTTGTTCTTGTATTCCTCTTCCGAGGGCAGCCCCAGATAGTTCGCTCGAGCGCCAGTGGCGATGATCACGGTGTGGGCTTTGACGGGTTCACCCGAGGCGGGTTTCAGCGTGTGTGGGCCGGCTTCTGCGAAATCGACGCTTTCGATGTCGTCGCTGATCACGCGAGTGCCGAAGTTCAGCGCCTGCTGTTTCATCAGTTCCATCAGCTCGGTGCCCTGCACCGCGTAATGTGGCTGACCATCTTTTTCGTGGCCCGCCGGTGCGGGGGGCAGGTTGTAGTGGCGGTCTTTGCTGACGGCCGATTCGACGAATGCGCGAACGTTTCCGGCTGGAAAGCCAGCGTAGTTTTCGACTTCGGTCGTGAATGCCAACTGGCCCAACGGGATCATTTCAGGCTTGTAAGTCCCCTCGTACACGACGGGGTTCAAGTTGGCACGAGCGGCGTAGATGGCGGCGGACCAGCCGGCAGGACCGCTGCCGATGATGATTGTCTTTTCGATAGTTTCCGACACGTTCAAATCGCTCCGTGCGTAAGTCGCAAGCAGGGGAGAAGCTGTTAAGATTGGTTCTTGGCCAGTATAGACGCCGCCCGCCAATGGACGTAGCGGTGGTAGGCTGGCTGTCGTCATTCAGCATATTTACAAGTATCCACGAACACTTCGAAGTCGGTATCCATGAGCACACTGTTGATCGCTGTTGGTTCGATGGTCGCTTACTGGATCGCCTATCACACCTACGGTCGATGGTTGGCGCGGAAGATCTTCCGGCTCGATCCGTCCGCCGTGGTGCCCAGTGTGGAATTAAATGACGATTGCGACTTCGTACCCACCGACAAATCGGTGCTTTTCGGGCACCACTTCACGTCCATCGCCGGTACCGGTCCGATCGTCGGCCCCGCGATTGCCGTCATGTGGGGCTGGTTACCGGCCCTGGTTTGGGTGCTGCTGGGGTCGATCTTGGTCGGCGCGGTGCATGATTTTGGGGCCTTGGTGGTTTCGATTCGCAGCAAGGGGCAAACGGTCGGCGACGTGGCCGGCCGGGTGCTAAACCGCCGCGTGCGGATGCTGTTCCTGTTGATCCTGTTCATGGCGTTGACGATCGTGTTGGCGATTTTTGGACTCGTCATCGCCGCCGTCTTCAAACAGTACCCCGCATCGATCATCCCGTGTTTGGTCCAGATCCCGATCGCGGTTGCGATCGGTACCTGGTTGCACCGCAGGAACGTCGCCCTGCTGCTGCCATCGTTGATCGCGTTGGTCGCGATGTATTTGACGTTGGTGTTTGGGAACGACGGGATTTTGGGATCCATCAACAATGCGATGGCCGGTTGGTCGGTGATCACGTGGGTATTGTTGCTGTTGGTTTATTCCTACGTCGCATCGGTGTTGCCGGTGTGGTTGCTGTTGCAACCGCGTGATTACATCAATTCACTGCAGCTGATCACGGCACTCGGTTTGGTGGTGGTCGGGTTGGTCTACGCAGGTTTGTTCGGTGGTGCACCGATCGTCGATGGCGGTGACCGGATTCCGCTGGAAATCGTAGCCCCGATGTTGCGAGCCGATCCGGTTGGCGCACCGGCGGTGATTCCGTTCCTGTTCATCACGATCGCTTGCGGTGCGTGCAGTGGGTTCCATTGTCTGGTTTCCTCGGGCACGTCCAGTAAACAGATCAAGAGCGAATCGGACGCTCAGTTTGTCGGTTACGGTTCGATGCTGACCGAAGGCTTCTTGGCGGTGATCGTGATTCTGGCTTGCGTGGCCGGGTTGGGATTGGGGGCCACCGCGGTCGGGGGAACCGAAATGGTGACCGGCAGTGATGCCTACATGGCCCGTTATGCCACCTGGGCATCGGCCAGCGGCTTGGGGGCCAAAGTGGGCGCCTTTGTGGACGGTTCGGCCAATTTCCTGCGAGCGATCTCGGTGCCATCGCAAATCGCGGTGGCGATCATGGGCGTCTTGGTGGCATCGTTTGCCGGAACAACCTTGGACACTGCCTGCCGATTGCAACGCTATGTGGTTCAAGAATTAGCGGCGACCTTTGTCGGTGATCCAGCGGCCGATTCCCGCTCCGGCGGACTATCGCTGAACCCGTTGGTTTGGTTGACCAACAAACATGGCGCGACCATCTTCGCGGTCTCGCTGGGGCTGGTGATCGCTGCTTTGCCGGCGCCCAACACACCGGTTTCGTTTACCCAGGCCATCGCGGGCGATTTGCCGGCGGACTTTGTCCAATCCGCCGTGGATCTGCCCGCTGCGGCCAGCGCCGGCGGGATCGCCGGAGCCGGATGGTGGTTGACGACTTTCGCGGGCAAAGGTGGATTGATCCTATGGCCACTGTTCGGGGCCACCAATCAGTTGCTTGCCGGATTGGCGTTCCTGGTGATCTCGTTCTTCTTATGGCGACGCGGCGTGCCGGTGTGGTTCATCGTGATCCCGATGATTTTCATGCTGATCGTTCCAGCCTGGGCGATGCTGTCCGAGTTGCCCGGATGGTTCGCGGCCGATCATCCCAATTGGGTGGTGATCATCGTGGGCATGTCGACTCTCGTGTTAGAAGCCTGGATGCTGGTCGAAGCCGTCATCCTGTGGCCCAAAGTCAAAGGCATCTTGGAATCCCCGGCCATCGCAAAGAAACGATCGACCTAAGCCGTCCTTGTCGTCGTGGAATTCCCTTTGCCGCATCAACTTCCCGTCGCCGCATCCATTTCCGCACCGGGAATTCTGGCGAATCCCAGGGCGGAACGTTGATTGGATGCGCGTCTAGCGACTTGCTTAGTGAACGTAGCCTTGGGGTGACAGCCGTTCGTGGCGACCGTTTTCCAGTTTCCACAGCCCGGTACGGCTGGTAGTCGTACCGATCTGAGTCAGTGTGGCACCTACGTCGGTGGCCAACACTTTGTCAGCGTCCGATTGGCTCATCGTGACGATCAATTCAAAGTCTTCGCCGTCGCTCCAGGCGTGCTGGAATGGAGTGCGTCCAGAGGTTTTCGACAGTTCGATCGCGTCGTCGTGAATCGGGATCGTATCGATCTTCAGTTCGCAACCGACGTCACTTTTGGCCAACAGCCGATCCAGGTCCAGTGACAGCCCATCACTGATGTCGATCGCGGCGGTCACTTGAACCAGTTCGCGAAGTTTGGCGGCCAGTTCGACTCGCGGGTTGGGACGCATGTGGCGACCACGGATACTGCCGCCGACCGGGCCGGTCACCAGAATCGCTTCGCCTTCGCCGGCGCCGCTTCGCAGCCAAGCTCCGCCGGCCGGCACATGGCCTAGCAGCGTGACGCTGATCGCAAGGGGGCCATCGTAGGTCGACAGATCGCCGCCCGCGATCGCAACTTTGAATTGGGTGGCAGCCTCGAAAATGCCTTCGTAGACTTCGCCAGCAATCCGCGTCGCGTTGGACTTTGGCAAGGCCAACGTGACCAACGCCGACGTCGGCACCGCTCCCATCGCCGCAACGTCGCTAAGGTTGATCGCCATCGACTTGAATCCAACATCGCCTAGCGAGTGCTGGTCGGACAGGAAATCCACACCGTCGATGATCTGATCGACACAGGCAATCTGTTGGCCCACGACGGGCTCGATCACGGCTGCATCGTCGCCAATGCCCACGGAAACTTGCGGCAGCGAACGGCAGCGGCCACGCAGGTAGGCGAGAAAGGACTGTTCCATGATCGATCAGATTTGTTGATTGAAAGGGTTTCGAGCAATGAGCGGCAAAAGGTGTCCGCCCCCTTTTGCCGGCAAGCCGGCCCTTCGGGTGCTTGGCACAAAAGGGGGCGGACACTTTTTTCCTCTCACGATCCTTCGGGCCCCTAGCCGGCGTCAAGCGTGGCTTTGGGCGGTGGGTGGACCGCGATTGTGGGAGCCGGATTTTGGACGCTGGAGAGAACCTCGGCAACCTCGCTTGTTTCGTGATCCGCTACACTGGCCAATGTCCCCGTTTCCCCAGCGAATCACCGGAGGTTTGCATGTCTGCGACGATTTCATCCGCCCCATCCGAAATCAAAATTACCGAAACCCAGTGCTTCATCGGTGGTAATTGGGTGCCGGCCGTCAGCGGGAAAACGTTTGCGACGATCAACCCCGCGACGGAACAGGAGATCGCGCAAGTCGCCGAAGGGGACGCCGCGGACGTCGATGCGGCAGCCAAGGCCGCACGCGAAGCCTTCGAAAACGGTCCCTGGCGGACGATGGATGCCCGCGATCGAGGCCGGTTGATGTACCTGTTGGCCGATCGGATGGAAGCGGAAATTGACGCTTTGGCAGCGCTGGAAACGCTCGATAACGGCAAGCCGTTAAAAGACAGTCGCAACGTGGATCTGCCATTGGCGATCGATTGTCTGCGTTACTACGCCGGCTATGCCGACAAGATTCACGGCAGCACGATTCCCATTCGTGGCAACCACTTCTGTTACACCCGCCGGGAACCGATCGGTGTGGCCGGTCAGATCATCCCCTGGAATTTTCCGATTCTGATGACGGCTTGGAAATGGGGGCCGGCGCTGGCCGCCGGTTGCACGATCGTGATGAAGCCGGCCGAACAAACGCCGCTGACCTGTTTGCGAATGGCCCAATTGGCCAAAGAGGTTGGCATTCCCGACGGCGTCATCAATGTCGTTCCCGGCTTCGGTCCAACGGCCGGCGCCGCAGTGGTCAAACATCCGCAGATCGACAAGATCGCATTCACCGGCGAACATCGAACGGCTCAGATCATCACCCGCGATTCAGCCGACACGCTGAAACGATTGACGTTTGAATTGGGCGGCAAAAGCCCCAATGTGATCTTTGCCGATGCCGACTTGGATGCGGCTGCCATGGGCGCCTATGTGGGACTGTTCCTGAACCAAGGGCAATGTTGTTGTGCAGGCAGCCGAGTGTTCGTCGAATCCAGCAAGCATGACGAGTTCATCGAAAAGCTGCAGGCACTGACGGCCCGGCGAAAGGTTGGTGATCCGTTCGCTGCCGATACCGAACAAGGCCCACAGGTGGATCAGGCTCAATTCGATAAGATTTTGTCGTACATCGATAAGGGCAAAAAAGAGGGAGCCGATTGCATCAGCGGGGGCAATCGCGTCGGCGACAAAGGTTACTTCATCGAACCGACGATCTTTGACAACGTTCGCGACGATATGTCGATCGCAACGGACGAGATCTTTGGACCGGTACTAAGTGTGCTGACCTTTGATGACAAAGACGACATCATCCAACGAGCCAACAATACGTTCTTTGGACTAGCGGCCGCCGTTTGGACACGCGACATCTCGGTGGCGCACGAATTTGCCGCACGCGTCCGAGCCGGAACCATTTGGGTCAATTGCTACGACGTGTTCGACGCCGCGGCCCCTTTCGGAGGGTTCAAAATGAGCGGGTATGGCCGGGAACTAGGCGAAGAAGGACTGAAGGCGTACACCGAAAACAAAACCGTCACGATCGCGCTGTAGTGCCACGTGAAGGTTTCAAAACTCTGCTTCCACCCGTAGCGAAAGTTGCCAAAACTTTCGGCATGTCCATCCTCTCATTCCAACCTTCCTCCGTAGCGAAAGTTGCCAACACTTTCGGCGTGTCCATCCAACCTTCCTCCGTAGCGAAAGTTGCCAAAACTTTCGGCATGTCCATCCTCTCATTCCTCCTTTCTCCGTAGCGAAAGTTGCCAAAACTTTCGGCCCCCCGATCCCTGCCGAAACTGTTGGCGATCTTTCGATTCAGTGAGCCGCGACGCGTGAGCGGCCGGGAATCCCCCCCCCCCGCTGCCCGTGACCTCACGGCCAGCGGCTTATCATTGCCGTTGTGACTTCCGCTCAATCGACAAACTTCTGGCGAGTTTCGCTACGATGAGTCGATGCTCGGCACGGCACCGACCTTTTGCGTCAACACAGCACCAGCACCAACGAACGCATGAACGAAATTTTCCAGCGGTCTATCGAAGACCATGTCCAGTGGCAGAGCCAGTGGCCGTGGTTGGTGCTGGCATTTCTGGCCGCGCCGTTGCTGGTCGCGGCTTGGAAACTGCGGATCTATCCATCGATGGCGTGGGTTGGTTTGTTGGCCGTGTCGTTGGTCGTCAGTGTGGTGGCGATCTTCATTCCCGGATTTTTGGTCATTGCCGCGATGGTCGATGTCGGGCTAGTGATCATCGCCGCCATCGACTTTGCGTTGCTTTACACGTTGACCAATCGTGGCGTCGAAGTCCGGCGTTCGATCCCCAAGACCTGTTCGTTGGGGGTGACCGTCGACAGTGAATTGACGGTGGAAAACCGATCGGGAATGGCGTTGATCGGCCAGGTTCGTGACGACCTGCCGGAACACTTCACGTCGTCGCCGGAACATCACGCACTGCGTCTGCCGACGCGAGGGCTGATGACCGCACGGCGGAAGCTAACACCGGGACGTCGCGGTGCGTTCGAATTACGGAACGTCTACTTGAACTTTTCAAGTCTGTGCCGATTGTGGAAACGACATTTGGTGCTGCCGCTGGCCCAACCATTGAATGTCTATCCGGACATGAAACAACTGTCCGACTATGCCCTGCTGGCGCGTACCAACCGGCTTAGTTTGATCGGTGTTCGTAAGACACGCCGGATTGGTCAGGACAGTGAATTTGAACGGCTGCGTGACTATAGCCGTGACGACAATTACCGGCACATCGATTGGCGCAGCACCGCGCGGCGACGCAAACTAACGGTTCGCCAGTTTCAAAGTGACCAGAGTCAGCGTGTGATCTTTCTGCTCGATTGCGGGCGGATGATGACCAACCAACGTGATGGGTATTCGTTGTTGGATCACGCTTTGAATTCGACTTTGATGATGGCCTATGTTGCACTGTCGCAGGGCGATTCGGTGGGCATGCTGTGTTTTTCCGACGAAATTCATTCCTACATTCCGCCGGCGGGTGGCAAAAGTCAGATGAATCGGTTGATCCATGCCGGGTTCGACCAGTTTCCTCGGTTAGTCGAATCTCGCTACGACCAAGCGTTTTTGTACCTGTCGACCCATTGCAAGCGACGTTCGTTGGTCGTGTTGGCAACCAATGTGATCGACGAGGTCAACGCGGGAGCGGTGGTGGATTATCTTGGCAACATCAACGGCCAGCATCTTCCGCTTGGGGTACTGCTGCGTGACCGCGAAATGTTCGACGCCGCGGATTCGCCCGGTGGAGATTCATTTTCGATGTATCGATCGGCCGCCGCCGCAGACATTCTGCTGTGGCGTGACCAGGTATTGAAAGATTTGGAGCACCGTGGTGTGTTGATTGTGGACGCTTTCCCCGATGAACTGACCGCCCCGCTGGTGAATCAGTATCTGGAAATCAAAGCCAAACACTTGTTGTAAGAATCGGATACTTCTTTTCCGCTCTGCCCTGATTTTTGAATTGTCGCTTCGTGATTAGAAGAGAAAATATCGTGTTGTGTGTTTGTCGATTTGCCTGTTTGTCGTTGCTGTTTTTGTCCGGCCTTTGCGTGGCCCAGGAACGGCGACCCAACTTCATTTTTGTCCTAAGCGATGACGTCGCACAGGGCGATCTCGGGTGCTACGGACAGGAATTGATTCAAACGCCGCGTTTGGACCAGATGGCGGCTGAAGGGACTCGGTACATGCAGGCCTACTGTGGGACCAGTGTCTGTGCCCCCAGTCGGTCAACGTTCATGACGGGGCTGCACAGCGGGCATTGCCCGGTTCGCGGCAATTACGAATTGGCACCCGAAGGTCAATTTCCGCTGCCGGACGAAACGGTCACGATCGCCGAAGTTGCCAAGCAAGCAGACTATGCGACCGCCACGTTCGGCAAATGGGGAATGGGGTTCTTTGATACCACCGGCAGCCCGATGAAACAGGGCGTCGACCATTTCTTTGGTTACAACTGCCAACGCCACGCCCACAGCTACTTTCCTCGCTATCTGCATAACGACGATCAGGCCTTTCCACTTCCTGGCAATGATGGCAACACGGTTGGCGAAACCTACGCCCAAGAACTGATTCAGAACGACATGTTGGCGTGGGTTCGAAGCAACGCCGAACAGCCCTTCATGATGTTCTATGCGGTGACGTTGCCACATGGTCGGCACGAGATCGATGACTACGGGATCTATGCCGATAAGCCATGGACCGACAAACAGAAAGCCTATGCCGCGCAGGTCACACGGTTGGATTCCGACATGGGCGAAATGTTTGATCTGCTAAAAGAACTGAAGATCGATGACGATACGTTGGTTGTCTTTAGCGGCGACAATGGTTCATCGTTCAGTCCGCAATCGGACATGGGGAAACTGTTTGATCAGGCCAGCAACGGGCTTCGCGGATACAAGCGTGGGCTCTATGAAGGTGCCCTGCGTCAGGCCGCGATCGCGTGGTGGCCAGGGCATGTGCCGGCCGGGCGAGTGGATAATCAACCGTGGGCGTTCTGGGATCTGATGCCGACCTTTGTCGAAGTGTCGGGGGCGACGACGCCGGCCGGATACGAAACCGATGGTGTTTCGCTGCTGGACTATTTCGAAGGGGCCGAGGCGCCCAAACGTGATTACTTCTATTGGGAACTGCACGAAGGCAAGCCCATCCGCGCCGCTCGTTGGGGCGACTGGAAAGCGGTCCAAAACGGCGTCGATCAGCCGATCGAAATTTATGACCTGGCCACCGATCGCAGCGAGTCGTCGAACATCGCCGGTCAACACCCGGATCAAGTCAAACGAGCCAAGGCGATCTTTGCCGAAGCCCATCGCCCGGATCCCAACTGGCCAATGACGGGCAAGCCAGCCGAACGGATCGAGCACGGAAACGCCGCCTGGAAAGCCACCCGCCAACGGCTCCAAAAAACCGTCGCCCCAGTCGCTCCCTAACCAACCACCAAGATCTCCATACGATCACCCGTAGTGGGGTTCGCCAGAATTCCCAGCATCACCAACGACGAGGGAATTCTGGCGAATCCCACTACGGGGATTTGGGGGGACCGCTCTTTTGCTTCGTTTCTGTTTTCACAATTTCGGTTTCATGTTCATGCGGACCTCCCTCACTCTGATCCTGCTTTTTGTCACTGCGACGGCGCGAGCCGATGAGCCCATTGCGGATGCAGCGAACGACCGTTTTGCACAGGCCGCGAATCGGACCTTTGCGGCATTCGATTCACCGCACGAACAGACGTGGCAAAGCCCGTTCTTCTTCATGCAACTGGCTGATACTCAATACGGCATGTTCACCGGGAACAAGGGTTTCGAACAGGAAGCCGCTCTGGTGCAGCGCACCGTCCAGCACATCAATCGGCTGCGTCCTCGGTTTGTGATCGTTTGTGGTGACCTGACCAACGCGACTCCCAAACAGGATCGTTATCAAGATCAGGTGGCACAGTACCGCCGCGACTTTTCCAAAGTGGACGCTGATATTCCGTTGGTATGCGTCTGTGGGAACCACGATCTGGGGAACCGCCCCACGCCCGAATCGATCGCCAGTTATCAATCCCATTTTGGCGATGACTATTTTTCGTTTTGGGTCGGTGGCGTTTGCAACATCGTGATGAATTCCAGTGTGCTGAAAGATCCCAGCGGCGCGCCGGGAGTGTATGCCGACCAGCAGGCGTGGCTGCAGCAGCAGTTGGTTGCCGCGAAAGATGCGCAGGCCAAACATATCCTGGTGTTCCAGCATCACCCGCTGTTTCTGACGCAGGAAGACGAACCGGATGAATACTTCAACATCCCGTTGGAACGCAGGACGCCGCTACTGGCGCAGTTGAAACAGGCGGGAGTCCGGGCCGTGTTCGCTGGCCACTACCATCGAAACGCCTACGGGACCGCGGGAGCGATGGAAATGATCACCACCGGACCCGTCGGCCGGCCGCTGGGCAAAGACCCATCTGGCTTGCGGATCGTGGTTGTGAATGAAGCTGGAATTCAACACCAATACTGGGGACTCGACGATGTGCCCGCGAAAGTGGACCTGTCGACGACTTCCAACCCAAAATGATCCATCGGTTGTGAATGGTGCAGCGTC
Protein-coding regions in this window:
- a CDS encoding aldehyde dehydrogenase family protein — encoded protein: MSATISSAPSEIKITETQCFIGGNWVPAVSGKTFATINPATEQEIAQVAEGDAADVDAAAKAAREAFENGPWRTMDARDRGRLMYLLADRMEAEIDALAALETLDNGKPLKDSRNVDLPLAIDCLRYYAGYADKIHGSTIPIRGNHFCYTRREPIGVAGQIIPWNFPILMTAWKWGPALAAGCTIVMKPAEQTPLTCLRMAQLAKEVGIPDGVINVVPGFGPTAGAAVVKHPQIDKIAFTGEHRTAQIITRDSADTLKRLTFELGGKSPNVIFADADLDAAAMGAYVGLFLNQGQCCCAGSRVFVESSKHDEFIEKLQALTARRKVGDPFAADTEQGPQVDQAQFDKILSYIDKGKKEGADCISGGNRVGDKGYFIEPTIFDNVRDDMSIATDEIFGPVLSVLTFDDKDDIIQRANNTFFGLAAAVWTRDISVAHEFAARVRAGTIWVNCYDVFDAAAPFGGFKMSGYGRELGEEGLKAYTENKTVTIAL
- a CDS encoding thiamine-phosphate kinase: MEQSFLAYLRGRCRSLPQVSVGIGDDAAVIEPVVGQQIACVDQIIDGVDFLSDQHSLGDVGFKSMAINLSDVAAMGAVPTSALVTLALPKSNATRIAGEVYEGIFEAATQFKVAIAGGDLSTYDGPLAISVTLLGHVPAGGAWLRSGAGEGEAILVTGPVGGSIRGRHMRPNPRVELAAKLRELVQVTAAIDISDGLSLDLDRLLAKSDVGCELKIDTIPIHDDAIELSKTSGRTPFQHAWSDGEDFELIVTMSQSDADKVLATDVGATLTQIGTTTSRTGLWKLENGRHERLSPQGYVH
- a CDS encoding FAD-dependent oxidoreductase is translated as MSETIEKTIIIGSGPAGWSAAIYAARANLNPVVYEGTYKPEMIPLGQLAFTTEVENYAGFPAGNVRAFVESAVSKDRHYNLPPAPAGHEKDGQPHYAVQGTELMELMKQQALNFGTRVISDDIESVDFAEAGPHTLKPASGEPVKAHTVIIATGARANYLGLPSEEEYKNKGVSACAVCDGALPIYRSRPLAVVGAGDSAVEEATYLANLKDAATIYMIVRRDEMRASKVMQDRAKNHPKIEILWNSVVSEVVGDGKLVTGVKIASTVDDSTRDLEVGGMFVAIGHTPNTAFLGGAVDMNESGYIQWAKPFRTNTNIRAVFAAGDVADDYYRQAITSAGTGCMAALDAERYLAEQE
- a CDS encoding arylsulfatase — its product is MLCVCRFACLSLLFLSGLCVAQERRPNFIFVLSDDVAQGDLGCYGQELIQTPRLDQMAAEGTRYMQAYCGTSVCAPSRSTFMTGLHSGHCPVRGNYELAPEGQFPLPDETVTIAEVAKQADYATATFGKWGMGFFDTTGSPMKQGVDHFFGYNCQRHAHSYFPRYLHNDDQAFPLPGNDGNTVGETYAQELIQNDMLAWVRSNAEQPFMMFYAVTLPHGRHEIDDYGIYADKPWTDKQKAYAAQVTRLDSDMGEMFDLLKELKIDDDTLVVFSGDNGSSFSPQSDMGKLFDQASNGLRGYKRGLYEGALRQAAIAWWPGHVPAGRVDNQPWAFWDLMPTFVEVSGATTPAGYETDGVSLLDYFEGAEAPKRDYFYWELHEGKPIRAARWGDWKAVQNGVDQPIEIYDLATDRSESSNIAGQHPDQVKRAKAIFAEAHRPDPNWPMTGKPAERIEHGNAAWKATRQRLQKTVAPVAP
- a CDS encoding metallophosphoesterase translates to MRTSLTLILLFVTATARADEPIADAANDRFAQAANRTFAAFDSPHEQTWQSPFFFMQLADTQYGMFTGNKGFEQEAALVQRTVQHINRLRPRFVIVCGDLTNATPKQDRYQDQVAQYRRDFSKVDADIPLVCVCGNHDLGNRPTPESIASYQSHFGDDYFSFWVGGVCNIVMNSSVLKDPSGAPGVYADQQAWLQQQLVAAKDAQAKHILVFQHHPLFLTQEDEPDEYFNIPLERRTPLLAQLKQAGVRAVFAGHYHRNAYGTAGAMEMITTGPVGRPLGKDPSGLRIVVVNEAGIQHQYWGLDDVPAKVDLSTTSNPK
- a CDS encoding carbon starvation CstA family protein, whose translation is MSTLLIAVGSMVAYWIAYHTYGRWLARKIFRLDPSAVVPSVELNDDCDFVPTDKSVLFGHHFTSIAGTGPIVGPAIAVMWGWLPALVWVLLGSILVGAVHDFGALVVSIRSKGQTVGDVAGRVLNRRVRMLFLLILFMALTIVLAIFGLVIAAVFKQYPASIIPCLVQIPIAVAIGTWLHRRNVALLLPSLIALVAMYLTLVFGNDGILGSINNAMAGWSVITWVLLLLVYSYVASVLPVWLLLQPRDYINSLQLITALGLVVVGLVYAGLFGGAPIVDGGDRIPLEIVAPMLRADPVGAPAVIPFLFITIACGACSGFHCLVSSGTSSKQIKSESDAQFVGYGSMLTEGFLAVIVILACVAGLGLGATAVGGTEMVTGSDAYMARYATWASASGLGAKVGAFVDGSANFLRAISVPSQIAVAIMGVLVASFAGTTLDTACRLQRYVVQELAATFVGDPAADSRSGGLSLNPLVWLTNKHGATIFAVSLGLVIAALPAPNTPVSFTQAIAGDLPADFVQSAVDLPAAASAGGIAGAGWWLTTFAGKGGLILWPLFGATNQLLAGLAFLVISFFLWRRGVPVWFIVIPMIFMLIVPAWAMLSELPGWFAADHPNWVVIIVGMSTLVLEAWMLVEAVILWPKVKGILESPAIAKKRST
- a CDS encoding DUF58 domain-containing protein, with protein sequence MNEIFQRSIEDHVQWQSQWPWLVLAFLAAPLLVAAWKLRIYPSMAWVGLLAVSLVVSVVAIFIPGFLVIAAMVDVGLVIIAAIDFALLYTLTNRGVEVRRSIPKTCSLGVTVDSELTVENRSGMALIGQVRDDLPEHFTSSPEHHALRLPTRGLMTARRKLTPGRRGAFELRNVYLNFSSLCRLWKRHLVLPLAQPLNVYPDMKQLSDYALLARTNRLSLIGVRKTRRIGQDSEFERLRDYSRDDNYRHIDWRSTARRRKLTVRQFQSDQSQRVIFLLDCGRMMTNQRDGYSLLDHALNSTLMMAYVALSQGDSVGMLCFSDEIHSYIPPAGGKSQMNRLIHAGFDQFPRLVESRYDQAFLYLSTHCKRRSLVVLATNVIDEVNAGAVVDYLGNINGQHLPLGVLLRDREMFDAADSPGGDSFSMYRSAAAADILLWRDQVLKDLEHRGVLIVDAFPDELTAPLVNQYLEIKAKHLL